The genomic stretch AACTGCAATTAAAAAGAATATATATGCAGGCTCTCCATCCATAGAATCAAAATCTACCCCTTTTTTAGAAACACCAAAGGTAATACAAGGCTCTAAAACTGAACTATCTTTTCCATGAGGAATTGCAATGCCCATACCTATACCTGTTGAAAATTCTTCTTCACGTTTTATAACTGCCTTTTTAAACTTTTCTTTATCAGATAGTTTGCCATCTTTATGAAGAAGCTCTATAAGTTCATCAATAACTGCCTCTTTTGTTTCTGCCTGCAGATCAAAAATCATTCTTGATGGTGAAAACAAAGCTTTTATATCCATTTGAATTCCCCCAGCCTTTCTAATTTTATTTTTTCTAAAAACCCCTCAATTTCATTTTTTTCAGGCGCCTTTACACCCTCCTTTGAGACTTTTGCCGCTGCACAGGCTAAAGCAAGCTTGAAAATAGATATATCATCCATATTTTGCGAAAGCCCATAAGAAATAGCCGCAACCATTGAATCGCCAGCACCTGTTGTGCTTTTTACTTTAGCCTCAGCTGCCTTTGCAAACAGCTCCATATTTTCTGTCACAAAAACTGCACCCTTTGCTCCCATCGAAATCAAAACCTTTTTTATCCCACTTTCTATGAGTCTTCTTGCTGAACTTACAATTGAACTTAAATCATTTTCATCCACATCAAAAAGGCATTTAAATTCATGGATATTTGGCTTTATAACATCTGGCTTTTCTAAAACACCGCTCTCAAGCGCTTTTCCGTCGGCATCATATATAACCTTTGCACCTTTTCGTTTTAGCATTCTTATAAGCTCTACATACACATCCTCATCTACACTAGGTGGAAGGCTTCCTGAGAGCACAAAGATGTCATCAGTTTTTGCTATCCTATCTATCTTTTCAAACAAAAGGTTTATGTCTTTCTTCTTCACTTCAAAACCATTTTGATTGAGGTCAGTATAAACCTTTTGTGCCGTCTCAACAATTTTGATGTTTGTTCGTGTAAGACCATCCACAAGGATGAAGTCAAAATCAAGTTGCAAGTCTTTTAAATATTTCAAAAACCAATCCTTGTTGTCATTTCCTAAAAAACCAAGAGCAATTGATTTTCCGCCCAAGGATTTTATAACCTTTGAAACATTTATGCCTTTTCCACCTGCATCTATTAAACAATGGTTGCTTCTGTTTACTTGCCCTTTTTTTAGCTCATCGATATACACTGTCATATCTATTGCTGGATTTAGTGTAACTGTATAAATCAATTTGATCCCACCTTGAAATTTAAAGTTTTAAGTTATGACCTTCACACCAAGTTTTTCGTACTCAGCTCTTTGTCTGTCATCCATCTTATCAGTTATAATATAATCAAGCCTTTCCACAGGACATATGAGTGAAAAAGTAACCTGGCCAAATTTTGAACTGTCTGCGACCAAAAAAACCTCTTTTGCATTTTCTATCATTGCTCTTTTTATAGCAGCTTCAACATGGCTTGGTGTTGTTACTCCAAATTCTATCGACACTCCGTTTGCTGCCACAAAAGCTTTGTCAACCCTAAATTGCCTGAGTACGCTTTGTGTTATATCTCCAACAAGAGCTTTTGTCTTTGTCCTTATAACTCCTCCTGTCACAATCACTTCAAGATTATCATTGTTAGAAAGTTCATATGCTATATTTACTGAGTTGGTTATTATAGTTATATTTTTTGCAGTAATGTTTCTTGCAATATACTGGGTTGTTGTTCCAGAGTCAAGGATGAGAGTATCACCATCGTGAATAAAGCTTGCTGCAAGCTTCCCTATGTACTCCTTTTCTTTTGCAAACTTGTCTTCTTTTTCTGCAAAAGAAGGCTCAAAAGAGGTAATAAAATTGTTGACCGCCCCACCATGGGTTCTTTTTATTATCCCCAGAGCTTCAAGCTCCGCCAAATCTCTTCTTATGGTAGACTCTGACACACCAAACAGCTTTGCAAGCTCTGAAACCTTAACACTTTGCCCACTTTTTATCATCTGCGCAATTCTACTTTTTCTTTCCTCTGCAAACATTTTATTCACCTTTCGTTTATGCTCATTTTGATGAATGAATTTAATCATTTATGCTCATTTATGATTAATTTCATTATAGAACATGAAAGCTGCCCTGT from Caldicellulosiruptor kronotskyensis 2002 encodes the following:
- a CDS encoding PTS sugar transporter subunit IIA encodes the protein MDIKALFSPSRMIFDLQAETKEAVIDELIELLHKDGKLSDKEKFKKAVIKREEEFSTGIGMGIAIPHGKDSSVLEPCITFGVSKKGVDFDSMDGEPAYIFFLIAVPENADDTHLHVLSFISRKLMHEDVRKKLYNAKSFEDVITAFEEK
- a CDS encoding DeoR/GlpR family DNA-binding transcription regulator — its product is MFAEERKSRIAQMIKSGQSVKVSELAKLFGVSESTIRRDLAELEALGIIKRTHGGAVNNFITSFEPSFAEKEDKFAKEKEYIGKLAASFIHDGDTLILDSGTTTQYIARNITAKNITIITNSVNIAYELSNNDNLEVIVTGGVIRTKTKALVGDITQSVLRQFRVDKAFVAANGVSIEFGVTTPSHVEAAIKRAMIENAKEVFLVADSSKFGQVTFSLICPVERLDYIITDKMDDRQRAEYEKLGVKVIT
- the pfkB gene encoding 1-phosphofructokinase, whose product is MIYTVTLNPAIDMTVYIDELKKGQVNRSNHCLIDAGGKGINVSKVIKSLGGKSIALGFLGNDNKDWFLKYLKDLQLDFDFILVDGLTRTNIKIVETAQKVYTDLNQNGFEVKKKDINLLFEKIDRIAKTDDIFVLSGSLPPSVDEDVYVELIRMLKRKGAKVIYDADGKALESGVLEKPDVIKPNIHEFKCLFDVDENDLSSIVSSARRLIESGIKKVLISMGAKGAVFVTENMELFAKAAEAKVKSTTGAGDSMVAAISYGLSQNMDDISIFKLALACAAAKVSKEGVKAPEKNEIEGFLEKIKLERLGEFKWI